DNA sequence from the Methanolobus sp. ZRKC5 genome:
GATTCGTAAAAAGGACCACCACTGATGGAACAGTCGTCATAACAAATAACCCACTTTGGCGAAGGCATCTGATCCCATATTCTTTTCAGTGCTGACAAGTACTTCTTTGTTACATACCCTGTAATGAGTAGTACATCAGCATGTTTTGGGGAGTTACGCGGGATAATACCGAAACGGTCCATGCCATAGTGAGCCATATTTCCAGCAATCTCCTCAACACCACAACAACCCATTGCATTTGACACGAACCACAATGAATTCTTGTGACTCCAGTTAAGTACATCCTGGATCTTTGTCTTTTTTATAAATTCTGCAATGACATTTGATTCAGTGAGTGCTACGCCGGGTATGTCATTGTATCCTATCTGCTCTATTCTTGTTTGATCTAATTCAACCATTTGAGACACTTCCTGTTGGTTAGTGTGGATGTGATATGTTATCCGGATGAATACTCCGGGGGGTATGGAGTCCAGATTTACTCTTTCAAGTGTGTTGCTGCAACAACTGTTGTTGCGACAACAATAAA
Encoded proteins:
- a CDS encoding NADH-quinone oxidoreductase subunit B; the protein is MVELDQTRIEQIGYNDIPGVALTESNVIAEFIKKTKIQDVLNWSHKNSLWFVSNAMGCCGVEEIAGNMAHYGMDRFGIIPRNSPKHADVLLITGYVTKKYLSALKRIWDQMPSPKWVICYDDCSISGGPFYESYSTVQNVDEIFPVDVYVPSCPPRPEAFVQAFVELQKKIEAKKDKGTEY